The following DNA comes from Peribacillus sp. FSL E2-0218.
GAAATGAGGATTTTTATGATAGGTACTGTATCTACTAATCAATTAAATAAATCGATAGAGCTGCAAAGGGATTTTTATAAATCTGAGCTTTTAAATATGGGATATTTAAAAACGCCGGATAACAGACAACTTTATGAATTAACTTTGAGCGAATTGGAGGATATCTATAAAGCTGAAAAAGCGAGGGAAAAACATGACGGATAAACAAAAGCGCCGATTAAAAAAGTATCTAGCCAAAAGAGAAAAAGATCGCTTGAATCGTGCTTGGAGAAACATCTTTGTTAAGTCTGGTTATTTAAAAAGTAACGAAGGGGCTGATATTCATGGCTAAGGTTCAGCCGGTTGTTATCCGCCGCCAACATAAACATGAAGCAGAACAAGCTA
Coding sequences within:
- a CDS encoding Fur-regulated basic protein FbpA gives rise to the protein MIGTVSTNQLNKSIELQRDFYKSELLNMGYLKTPDNRQLYELTLSELEDIYKAEKAREKHDG
- a CDS encoding DUF3983 domain-containing protein translates to MTDKQKRRLKKYLAKREKDRLNRAWRNIFVKSGYLKSNEGADIHG